In the Brachyhypopomus gauderio isolate BG-103 chromosome 4, BGAUD_0.2, whole genome shotgun sequence genome, one interval contains:
- the lox gene encoding protein-lysine 6-oxidase produces MAGSIARGVMLLYVSIFGCVLQTVYCQHRSEPRPARAQHAGALRTRIRWTNNGRVYSLLSHGSEYVPSDRQENRESDSPVVVIRDSNDTVSRRLGTRTESPRDPPTRALEGSASRRTQARLRQRPVESIPAQEATQEESTSDTVSTNSPPLSSPRQEEQMLADDPYDPYKSSRNSQYNPYYNYYDSYYTPRYRTRQRPGYGTHYFQNGLPDLVTDPYYVQISTYVQRVPMYNLRCAAEENCLSSSADHARDYDTRVLLRFPQRVKNQGTSDFLPSRPRYAWEWHSCHQHFHSMAEFCHYDLLDASTQSRVAEGHKASFCLEDTSCDPGHYRRYACTSHTQGLSPGCYDTYNADIDCQWIDITDVKPGKYILKITVNPGFQVPESDYNNNIVRCDIQYTGNYVHTSGCSVSQY; encoded by the exons ATGGCGGGTAGTATTGCTAGAGGTGTTATGCTTTTGTACGTTTCTATATTTGGATGTGTTCTGCAAACCGTTTACTGTCAGCACCGTTCGGAACCAAGACCAGCGCGCGCGCAACATGCAGGTGCGTTGCGCACCAGGATCAGATGGACTAACAACGGCCGCGTTTACAGTTTATTAAGCCACGGTTCCGAATATGTCCCATCGGACCGACAGGAGAACAGGGAATCGGATAGCCCAGTCGTCGTGATCAGAGACAGTAATGATACGGTTTCAAGGCGCCTTGGGACACGCACGGAATCTCCAAGAGACCCACCGACCCGAGCGCTGGAAGGTTCCGCGTCCCGCCGAACACAAGCTCGGTTAAGGCAACGTCCGGTGGAGTCAATTCCTGCACAAGAAGCGACGCAGGAAGAGTCAACAAGCGACACTGTTTCTACCAATTCACCACCACTAAGCAGTCCGAGGCAAGAGGAACAAATGCTCGCGGATGATCCATATGACCCTTACAAATCCTCCCGTAACAGTCAATATAATCCATATTACAATTACTATGACTCTTACTACACGCCTCGGTACAGAACCAGACAAAGACCCGGTTATGGGACGCATTACTTTCAAAATG GGCTCCCAGATCTGGTCACAGACCCCTATTACGTCCAGATTTCTACATATGTACAGAGGGTACCGATGTACAACCTTAGGTGTGCAGCTGAGGAAAACTGCTTGTCAAG TTCCGCTGATCACGCGAGGGACTATGATACAAGAGTGTTGCTAAGGTTTCCTCAACGAGTGAAGAATCAGGGAACCTCGGACTTTCTTCCCAGCCGTCCACGCTACGCCTGGGAATGGCACAGCTGTCACCA ACATTTCCACAGCATGGCTGAGTTTTGCCATTATGACCTGCTGGACGCCAGCACCCAGAGCAGGGTAGCAGAAGGACACAAAGCTAGCTTCTGCCTGGAGGACACGTCCTGCGACCCGGGACACTACAGACGTTACGCCTGCACCTCCCATACTCAG GGACTGAGCCCAGGATGTTATGACACTTACAACGCAGATATTGACTGCCAGTGGATTGATATTACCGATGTTAAACCTGGCAAATATATTCTCAAG ATTACTGTGAATCCTGGCTTCCAGGTTCCAGAGTCAGACTACAACAATAACATTGTTCGCTGTGACATTCAGTATACCGGCAATTATGTCCACACTTCAGGATGCAGTGTGTCTCA AT